A single region of the Massilia sp. erpn genome encodes:
- a CDS encoding serine/threonine-protein kinase codes for MAAQNNAPLPDGLDIAGYRIVKKIASGGFSIVYLAYDAEDNAVAIKEYLPSALVLRQEGELLPAISKSNLPVFRIGLKCFFEEGRALARISHPNVVRVLNFFRANDTVYMVMAYESGHSLQDQIQRQRAKGRQLGEAFIRQIFIQVLKGLREVHANQLLHLDLKPANIYLRTDGTPMLLDFGAARQTINNDSPKLMPMYTPGFAAPELYVKNEALGPWTDIYGIGASIFACMVGSPPQPADQRRQDDRMESHFVRLDGRYSPELVKLVRWALNVDPLARPQSLFEMQKILQQPATPVAAPAAGEPGTLERLGSHLRGLFGRVAGRRAAAQDKSGDGETR; via the coding sequence ATGGCTGCTCAAAACAACGCCCCGTTGCCGGATGGGCTGGATATAGCTGGATACCGCATTGTAAAGAAAATTGCCTCGGGCGGGTTCAGTATTGTGTATCTCGCCTACGATGCCGAAGACAATGCGGTAGCCATCAAGGAGTATTTACCAAGCGCCCTCGTACTTCGTCAAGAGGGGGAACTACTGCCCGCCATCTCGAAATCCAACCTTCCGGTCTTTAGAATCGGGCTGAAATGCTTTTTTGAGGAGGGGCGGGCGCTGGCGCGGATTTCGCATCCAAATGTTGTAAGAGTGTTGAATTTCTTCCGCGCGAACGATACCGTGTATATGGTGATGGCCTATGAATCGGGCCATTCCTTGCAGGATCAGATCCAGCGCCAGCGCGCCAAAGGGCGGCAATTGGGCGAGGCTTTTATCCGCCAGATTTTCATCCAGGTGCTGAAAGGGCTGCGCGAAGTACACGCCAATCAGCTGCTGCATCTGGACCTGAAGCCGGCGAATATCTATCTGCGCACCGACGGCACGCCGATGCTGCTGGACTTCGGCGCGGCGCGCCAGACTATCAATAACGATAGCCCCAAGCTGATGCCGATGTACACGCCGGGCTTCGCCGCGCCCGAGCTGTATGTCAAAAACGAGGCGCTTGGCCCCTGGACTGATATATACGGCATTGGCGCTTCCATCTTCGCCTGCATGGTCGGTTCGCCGCCGCAGCCGGCCGACCAGCGCCGCCAGGACGACCGCATGGAAAGCCATTTCGTCCGTCTCGACGGCCGCTATTCGCCCGAGCTGGTGAAGCTGGTACGATGGGCTTTGAACGTCGATCCGCTGGCGCGGCCGCAAAGCCTGTTCGAAATGCAGAAGATTTTGCAGCAGCCCGCCACCCCCGTTGCCGCGCCGGCCGCCGGGGAGCCGGGCACGCTGGAGCGCCTGGGCAGCCATCTGCGCGGCCTGTTCGGACGCGTGGCGGGACGCCGCGCCGCCGCGCAGGATAAGTCCGGGGATGGCGAGACGCGCTAA
- a CDS encoding YicC/YloC family endoribonuclease, giving the protein MTGYAVATSESAAGTLTIEIKSVNSRFLDLQFRINDDLRALEPDLRSAIMAAITRGKVELRLSFGRKAAGAGTQALNIPLLNELARLQGEVGKHFSGAAQMSVAELLRWPGVVEEAQIGQESLQADVAALMGRTLQAFVTSRQREGAALEAMLVSRIESMEGIVKRITPLIPQVVAQFQQKAVERMQEALGLACQGSNNSPSRQDAMERIRQEVILYGIRIDVAEELGRLSAHLSETRHILKKGGQVGKRLDFMMQELNREANTLGAKASVKELADASMELKLLIEQMREQVQNLE; this is encoded by the coding sequence ATGACAGGCTACGCGGTTGCCACCAGCGAGAGCGCGGCGGGAACCTTGACGATCGAAATCAAGAGCGTAAATTCGCGTTTCCTTGACCTTCAATTCCGCATCAACGACGATTTACGCGCGCTTGAACCCGATTTACGGTCTGCCATCATGGCCGCCATCACCCGCGGCAAAGTCGAACTGCGCCTGAGCTTTGGCCGCAAGGCCGCCGGTGCCGGTACCCAGGCCCTGAACATCCCCTTGTTGAACGAACTGGCCCGCCTGCAAGGCGAGGTGGGCAAGCATTTCTCCGGCGCCGCCCAGATGAGCGTGGCCGAGCTGCTGCGCTGGCCAGGCGTGGTGGAAGAAGCCCAGATCGGCCAGGAATCGCTGCAGGCCGACGTCGCCGCCCTCATGGGCCGCACGCTGCAAGCCTTCGTCACCAGCCGCCAGCGCGAAGGCGCGGCGCTGGAAGCGATGCTGGTGTCGCGCATCGAATCGATGGAAGGCATCGTCAAGCGCATCACCCCGCTGATCCCCCAGGTGGTGGCGCAATTCCAGCAGAAAGCCGTGGAGCGCATGCAGGAAGCGCTGGGGCTGGCCTGCCAGGGTTCCAACAACTCGCCCTCGCGCCAGGACGCCATGGAGCGCATCCGCCAGGAAGTAATCCTGTACGGCATCCGCATCGACGTGGCCGAAGAGCTGGGCCGCCTGTCGGCCCACCTCAGCGAAACCCGCCACATCCTGAAGAAAGGCGGCCAGGTCGGCAAGCGCCTCGACTTCATGATGCAGGAACTGAACCGCGAAGCCAACACCCTGGGCGCCAAAGCCTCGGTCAAAGAACTGGCCGACGCCTCGATGGAACTGAAGCT